In the genome of Nocardiopsis composta, one region contains:
- a CDS encoding AAA family ATPase, whose amino-acid sequence MGRLALSHLTFTGTNAAPASVDFSPHVTVIHGPSDTGKSFIVDAIDFVLGAKELKEIPEREGYSRVLLGLELPTGERITLARSVDGGSVSLYRSDIRVEPSTPADETLAAKHSATSTKNISRFLLDQVGLDEKQVRKNARNETHMLSFRDLTRLCLIGETEMQAEEAPGLSGNPVNKTKEVSALKLLLTGEDDSALTAVPSAQEQKRLRGARQEVVERMLSQLESQLQDVAEPTELTTQLGKLNSTIDEHSTMIGSLTEQRGQLLVAHSKLQSADNAQRSEYSDAAALRQRFTLLQKQYESDLARLEMIAEAGNLLGYFRRGTCVFCGAEPASQHLNLDCEGDATSFGAAVESETRKTQGLLDDLRVTIESLDARTEVLRTSIKTTRREALSLQKRIENLDARMNPEKGNLRELLAKRSEIEKHLGLYEQVKTFEDMIRRIADETEAEVATAVAGLSLTAVREFSAEISKRLAEWDYPSAASVRYDRNELDIIAGDQRRSAHGKGVRAVLHAAFTLALAQYCFDRELPHPGFVVLDSPLVTYRPPDQSIDADGEPPEGVIRAFYRDIQANFDGQIIVMENTDPLDPLGPDARDIRFTKHIDVGRYGFLPVVDGAETTDTLVIEG is encoded by the coding sequence TCATTCATCGTCGATGCGATCGATTTCGTCCTCGGCGCCAAGGAGCTCAAGGAGATCCCGGAGCGGGAAGGGTACAGTCGCGTCCTGCTCGGGCTGGAACTCCCCACCGGTGAACGCATCACGCTCGCACGGTCGGTGGACGGCGGCAGTGTCTCCCTCTACCGATCCGACATCCGCGTCGAGCCCTCGACCCCCGCGGATGAGACGCTCGCGGCGAAGCACAGCGCAACGAGCACGAAGAACATCTCCCGGTTCCTCCTCGACCAGGTTGGTCTCGACGAGAAGCAGGTGCGGAAGAACGCGCGGAACGAGACTCACATGCTCAGCTTCCGCGACTTGACCCGCCTGTGCCTGATCGGTGAGACAGAGATGCAGGCCGAAGAAGCCCCTGGCCTCAGCGGCAACCCAGTCAACAAGACCAAGGAAGTCTCGGCTCTCAAGCTCCTTCTTACGGGAGAAGACGACTCTGCGTTGACTGCGGTTCCCTCGGCGCAAGAGCAGAAGCGGCTGCGCGGCGCTCGGCAGGAAGTTGTCGAGAGGATGCTCAGCCAACTTGAGTCGCAGCTCCAAGACGTTGCTGAGCCAACAGAACTTACGACGCAGCTCGGCAAGCTGAACAGCACAATTGACGAGCACAGCACGATGATCGGTAGCCTCACGGAACAGCGTGGCCAGCTCCTCGTTGCGCACAGCAAACTTCAGTCCGCCGACAACGCCCAGCGGTCGGAGTATTCAGATGCGGCGGCGCTCCGCCAGCGGTTCACTCTCTTGCAGAAGCAGTACGAGAGTGATCTGGCACGCCTCGAAATGATCGCAGAGGCCGGGAATCTGCTTGGGTACTTTAGGCGCGGGACCTGTGTCTTCTGCGGTGCAGAACCGGCCAGTCAGCATCTCAATTTGGATTGTGAGGGAGATGCGACCAGCTTCGGCGCCGCCGTCGAATCCGAGACTCGGAAAACCCAGGGCCTTCTGGATGATCTTCGCGTGACCATCGAGAGCCTCGATGCGCGAACCGAGGTGCTTCGCACATCGATCAAGACGACTCGTCGAGAAGCCTTGTCGTTACAGAAGCGCATCGAGAATCTGGACGCGAGGATGAACCCAGAGAAGGGGAACCTCCGGGAACTTCTCGCGAAGCGTAGCGAGATCGAGAAACACCTCGGCCTCTATGAGCAAGTCAAAACCTTCGAGGACATGATTCGACGGATCGCTGACGAGACTGAAGCGGAGGTGGCAACAGCGGTTGCGGGATTGAGCCTCACCGCCGTACGGGAGTTCTCGGCGGAGATTTCCAAGCGCCTCGCCGAATGGGACTACCCGTCCGCAGCATCTGTTCGTTATGACCGAAACGAACTCGACATTATCGCGGGCGACCAACGGCGCTCGGCGCACGGCAAGGGAGTACGCGCAGTTCTCCACGCCGCCTTTACGCTCGCCCTCGCCCAGTATTGCTTTGACCGGGAGCTGCCGCACCCTGGATTCGTCGTGCTCGACTCGCCCCTCGTCACCTACCGGCCACCCGATCAATCAATAGACGCCGACGGCGAGCCACCGGAGGGCGTTATCCGGGCCTTTTACCGTGACATCCAGGCCAACTTTGACGGCCAGATTATCGTCATGGAGAACACTGATCCGCTGGATCCTCTCGGACCCGATGCGCGCGATATCCGCTTTACGAAACACATCGACGTGGGAAGGTACGGCTTCCTGCCTGTCGTCGACGGCGCGGAGACCACTGACACCCTCGTGATCGAAGGCTGA
- a CDS encoding alpha/beta fold hydrolase translates to MPMLRVNGLNLHYEQEGKGPPVLFVHGSVLNGAMTWSAQQPLAERWSLIVIDRPGFGASSPVDRVDFAADAESVAALLDRSEELWGVDRVHLVGHSDGGVVSLLAAAARPEALASLTVIEPPAFGVAADHPAVRGLVTRLKDHWRHGPRGDPGLFLRAFLELAGSEVALPDPLPPPLEQGAAMLVAERGPWEARIPLQRLARAPFPGLVVSGAHNAAFDLVCDVLERALGAERAVIPGAGHSVPRVGDAFNRRLEHFLAGAPSAAKPGVLREERRNDPARRTESPEQGRF, encoded by the coding sequence ATGCCGATGCTGAGAGTGAACGGATTGAACCTGCACTACGAGCAGGAGGGGAAGGGGCCACCCGTCCTGTTCGTCCACGGCAGCGTACTGAACGGGGCGATGACCTGGTCCGCGCAGCAGCCGCTGGCGGAGCGGTGGAGCCTGATCGTCATCGACCGGCCCGGTTTCGGGGCCAGTTCCCCGGTCGACCGGGTGGACTTCGCCGCCGACGCCGAGTCGGTGGCGGCGCTCCTCGACCGGTCGGAGGAGCTCTGGGGCGTCGACCGCGTCCACCTGGTCGGACATTCCGACGGCGGGGTGGTCTCCCTCCTGGCGGCGGCCGCCCGGCCCGAGGCCCTGGCGTCGCTCACCGTCATCGAGCCGCCGGCGTTCGGGGTCGCCGCCGATCATCCGGCCGTCAGGGGCCTCGTCACCCGGTTGAAGGATCACTGGCGGCACGGACCTCGCGGGGACCCGGGCCTGTTCCTGAGAGCCTTCCTCGAACTCGCCGGTTCGGAGGTCGCGCTTCCCGACCCGCTGCCCCCGCCGCTCGAACAGGGTGCGGCGATGCTCGTGGCCGAGCGCGGGCCGTGGGAGGCCCGCATCCCCTTGCAGCGGTTGGCGAGGGCGCCGTTCCCGGGTTTGGTCGTCTCCGGTGCGCACAACGCGGCGTTCGACCTCGTCTGCGATGTGCTCGAACGCGCTCTGGGGGCCGAACGCGCGGTGATACCGGGAGCGGGCCACAGCGTTCCCCGTGTGGGCGACGCCTTCAACCGGCGGCTGGAGCACTTCCTGGCCGGCGCCCCGAGCGCTGCAAAGCCGGGTGTCCTCCGGGAAGAACGACGAAACGACCCGGCGAGGCGGACGGAGTCCCCCGAGCAAGGCCGCTTCTGA
- a CDS encoding helix-turn-helix transcriptional regulator: MAADLADAHAATLTALLGALRSHDLDDRSARRAAAELAADALIEVRSPRREPEEDEPTAGEAFRQMAHKLTLLMRYNDARLELSAPEDRRHPLPAEVAGGARATVRAAVLTMLDQRGVTRVRVAWRVEGNVLDVSVRDDGPGLLTEEDFDVHRIATVLAPFAATVSVDSVPDWGTTLTSRIPLGPAESPDGPQARLLATLNPRESEVLQELTRGRRNRDIAARLHISEHTVKYHVANVLTKLGVSSRGEAAAVARESGLLPPARSPAS; encoded by the coding sequence GTGGCCGCGGACCTGGCCGACGCGCACGCGGCCACGCTGACCGCGCTGCTGGGCGCACTGCGCTCGCACGACCTGGACGACCGCTCGGCCCGGCGCGCGGCGGCCGAGCTGGCCGCCGACGCCCTCATCGAGGTGCGCTCGCCCCGGCGCGAGCCGGAGGAGGACGAGCCGACCGCCGGCGAGGCGTTCCGCCAGATGGCGCACAAGCTCACCCTGCTCATGCGCTACAACGACGCGCGGCTGGAGCTGAGCGCCCCGGAGGACCGGCGGCACCCGCTGCCGGCCGAGGTGGCCGGCGGGGCCCGGGCCACCGTCCGGGCGGCGGTGCTCACCATGCTCGACCAGCGGGGCGTGACCCGGGTGCGGGTGGCCTGGCGGGTGGAGGGGAACGTGCTGGACGTCTCGGTGCGGGACGACGGCCCCGGGCTGCTGACCGAGGAGGACTTCGACGTGCACCGCATCGCGACCGTCCTCGCCCCGTTCGCGGCGACGGTGTCGGTGGACTCCGTGCCCGACTGGGGCACCACCCTGACCTCTCGCATCCCCCTGGGCCCGGCGGAGTCGCCGGACGGCCCGCAGGCCAGGCTGCTGGCGACGCTCAACCCGCGGGAGAGCGAGGTCCTCCAGGAGCTGACCCGGGGGCGGCGGAACCGCGACATCGCCGCGCGGCTGCACATCAGCGAGCACACGGTCAAGTACCACGTGGCCAACGTGCTGACCAAGCTGGGCGTCAGCTCGCGGGGCGAGGCCGCCGCGGTGGCCCGCGAGTCCGGGCTGCTCCCGCCGGCGCGCAGCCCGGCCTCGTAG
- a CDS encoding SDR family oxidoreductase, with translation MSEQTLRGRTVVVAGGAKNLGGLISRDFAAEGAGIVVHYHGDGSAGAAEETVRAVKEAGSEAIAVQGDLTRVGEVRRLFDAAVDGFGGVDVAVNTTGMVLRKPILETTEEEYDTMFAVNSKAAYFFLQEAGRRLNDGGAIINLVTSLLAAYTDGYSTYAGAKAPLEHFTRAASKEFAARGISVNNVGPGPMDTPFFYPQETPERVEFHKSQAMGDRLTRIEDIVPLVRFLATGGHWITGQTVFANGGYTTR, from the coding sequence ATGTCCGAGCAGACGCTGCGCGGCAGGACGGTCGTGGTGGCCGGCGGGGCGAAGAACCTGGGCGGCCTGATCAGCAGGGACTTCGCCGCGGAGGGGGCCGGGATCGTGGTGCACTACCACGGCGACGGCAGCGCGGGCGCGGCCGAGGAGACGGTCCGCGCGGTCAAGGAGGCCGGCTCGGAGGCGATCGCGGTCCAGGGCGACCTCACCCGGGTGGGCGAGGTGCGCCGGCTGTTCGACGCGGCGGTGGACGGCTTCGGCGGGGTGGACGTCGCGGTCAACACCACCGGCATGGTGCTGCGCAAGCCGATCCTGGAGACCACCGAGGAGGAGTACGACACCATGTTCGCGGTCAACTCCAAGGCCGCGTACTTCTTCCTCCAGGAGGCGGGGCGGCGGCTGAACGACGGCGGGGCGATCATCAACCTGGTGACCTCGCTGCTGGCCGCCTACACTGACGGCTACTCCACCTACGCGGGGGCCAAGGCGCCGCTGGAGCACTTCACCAGGGCCGCGTCCAAGGAGTTCGCGGCGCGGGGCATCTCGGTGAACAACGTCGGCCCCGGTCCGATGGACACCCCGTTCTTCTACCCGCAGGAGACGCCCGAGCGGGTGGAGTTCCACAAGTCGCAGGCGATGGGCGACCGGCTGACCCGGATCGAGGACATCGTCCCGCTGGTCCGCTTCCTGGCCACCGGCGGGCACTGGATCACCGGCCAGACCGTCTTCGCCAACGGCGGCTACACCACCCGCTGA
- a CDS encoding nuclear transport factor 2 family protein — MSLKPSDPVVRAFVDAVNGGDRDAFYALLAPGATMTDDGTERDLDQWVDREIFSSDGRMDVESESDGGRTLVASYTNSTWGTMRTRWHFTVDGDRIARFDTGQA, encoded by the coding sequence ATGAGCCTGAAACCGAGCGACCCGGTGGTGCGCGCGTTCGTCGACGCGGTCAACGGGGGCGACCGCGACGCCTTCTACGCCCTGCTCGCACCGGGGGCGACGATGACCGACGACGGGACCGAGCGCGACCTGGACCAGTGGGTCGACCGGGAGATCTTCTCCAGCGACGGCCGGATGGACGTCGAATCGGAGAGCGACGGCGGCCGCACGCTGGTCGCCTCCTACACCAACTCCACCTGGGGCACCATGCGCACCCGCTGGCACTTCACCGTCGACGGGGACAGGATCGCCCGGTTCGACACCGGCCAGGCCTGA
- a CDS encoding LysR substrate-binding domain-containing protein translates to MGLDLHKLDHLIAVVEEGGFTRAAARLHMSQQALSASIRSLEREVGVELVDRGGGAVTPRPAAEALVADGRVLRGLARSALLRARRIGRSETEALRVGHTPAVTGEEVTALLRAVREEHPEIRTDVYQRYPKDLAAGLVGAELDLGLCRGMRAPHGLVRAALGRDRLAVAVRAGHRLADRDRVALSELAGERFVVWGSPGSSGYTDFLLELCRRAGFEPRRVRNPVQGTPPVTAVIGGDDLAFVTAPPGSAAGGAVRVLRLEPPCHAPLYGLWAPHTTSDARDAFLDAAVRRGERPEEAGGGEPPGAP, encoded by the coding sequence ATGGGACTCGATCTGCACAAGCTGGACCACCTGATCGCGGTGGTGGAGGAGGGCGGCTTCACCCGCGCGGCGGCCCGGCTGCACATGTCGCAGCAGGCGCTGAGCGCGTCGATCCGCTCCCTGGAGCGCGAGGTCGGGGTGGAGCTGGTGGACCGGGGCGGCGGCGCGGTCACCCCGCGGCCCGCGGCCGAGGCGCTGGTCGCCGACGGGCGGGTGCTGCGCGGCCTGGCCCGCTCCGCACTGCTCCGGGCCCGCCGGATCGGCCGCAGCGAGACCGAGGCGCTGCGCGTCGGGCACACCCCCGCGGTCACCGGCGAGGAGGTCACCGCGCTGCTGCGGGCCGTCCGCGAGGAGCACCCGGAGATCCGCACCGACGTGTACCAGCGCTACCCGAAGGACCTCGCCGCCGGCCTGGTCGGCGCCGAGCTCGACCTCGGGCTGTGCCGCGGCATGCGGGCGCCGCACGGGCTGGTCCGCGCCGCGCTCGGCCGGGACCGGCTGGCCGTGGCGGTCCGCGCCGGCCACCGCCTGGCCGACCGGGACCGGGTCGCCCTGTCCGAGCTGGCCGGCGAGCGCTTCGTGGTGTGGGGCAGCCCCGGCTCCTCCGGCTACACCGACTTCCTGCTGGAGCTGTGCCGGCGGGCCGGGTTCGAGCCGCGCCGGGTGCGCAACCCGGTACAGGGCACCCCGCCGGTGACCGCGGTCATCGGCGGCGACGACCTGGCGTTCGTCACCGCCCCGCCGGGGAGCGCCGCCGGCGGCGCGGTACGCGTCCTGCGCCTGGAGCCGCCCTGCCACGCGCCGCTGTACGGGCTGTGGGCCCCGCACACCACCTCCGATGCGCGCGACGCCTTCCTGGACGCGGCGGTACGGCGCGGCGAGCGGCCGGAGGAGGCCGGCGGCGGGGAGCCGCCCGGCGCACCGTGA
- a CDS encoding alpha/beta fold hydrolase — protein sequence MPPLVPPGARPETVALDGGRVRVLRSSAESGPAVVLLHGGGSDNASISWYRLFGPLGPAYRLIAPDMPGFGATSGIAPLGGPAAMADFTARLMTALGEERAVVVGVSMGGDVALNLALRHPDRIRALVAIAPGGLTPGFSSPALQAALWALCRIPDPVLLPAARLAGRFTGAAIRRVVHDPAVLPPEAMAEFRRESTRPGGSLGYVRYNQATVGRRGMRNDLLPEVHRIRVPALFFHGDLDPLVPPRNSRLAAARMPDARLVLVSRCGHWAQLEAHDRFLAELRGFLSGLD from the coding sequence GTGCCGCCTCTCGTCCCGCCCGGCGCCCGCCCGGAGACCGTCGCACTCGACGGCGGCCGGGTGCGGGTGCTGCGGAGTTCCGCGGAGTCCGGACCGGCCGTCGTGCTGCTGCACGGCGGCGGCAGCGACAACGCCTCGATCTCCTGGTACCGGCTGTTCGGACCGCTGGGCCCGGCCTACCGGCTGATCGCCCCGGACATGCCCGGCTTCGGCGCCACCTCGGGCATCGCGCCGCTCGGCGGCCCCGCCGCGATGGCCGACTTCACCGCGCGGCTGATGACCGCGCTCGGCGAGGAGCGGGCCGTGGTGGTCGGTGTGTCGATGGGCGGGGACGTCGCGCTCAACCTCGCCCTGCGCCACCCCGACCGGATCCGCGCCCTGGTCGCGATCGCCCCCGGCGGGCTCACCCCCGGCTTCTCCTCCCCCGCGCTGCAGGCCGCGCTGTGGGCGCTGTGCCGGATCCCCGACCCGGTCCTGCTGCCCGCGGCCCGGCTGGCCGGCCGGTTCACCGGGGCCGCGATCCGCCGGGTGGTGCACGACCCGGCGGTGCTCCCGCCGGAGGCGATGGCGGAGTTCCGCCGGGAGAGCACCCGGCCCGGCGGCTCGCTGGGCTACGTGCGGTACAACCAGGCCACCGTGGGGCGCCGCGGGATGCGCAACGACCTGCTCCCCGAGGTGCACCGGATCCGGGTGCCCGCCCTGTTCTTCCACGGCGACCTGGACCCGCTGGTCCCGCCGCGCAACTCCCGGCTGGCCGCCGCCCGGATGCCGGACGCCCGGCTCGTCCTGGTGTCGCGGTGCGGCCACTGGGCGCAGCTGGAGGCGCACGACCGCTTCCTCGCCGAACTGCGGGGGTTCCTCTCCGGCCTGGACTGA
- a CDS encoding ABC transporter ATP-binding protein: MLWSFLHPHRRTVLLGLVLALVGSALELATPMVTKLLLDNLSADADLRTPILLLLGLLVVGGAVGMWHWVLLGTLAERVILDARGSLVRRYFRASLVPLTRRSTGELVTRVTSDTVLLREAASTGVVNLINSGALLIGTLVMMAVLDLPLLGVTAAAVAVVTVLFLLLMPAIARAQERAQDALGRMGGLLDGSLRAIRTVKVARAEQRITERIGRDAEESARYGISSVRHEAAAWTIAGTGIQLAIIAILGVGAMRITTGGIEVSTLVAFLLYAFTLLNPVTELSQSLTSLQAGVAAARRIRETETLPLEPGAEPAAGPGPEPHPGGPAGGAPDRALLELRGVTARYAPGAEPALRGVDLAVPARGHTAIVGPSGAGKTTVLSLMLRFLEPEEGRLYLDGVPYSGLTPGEVRRRFAYVEQDTPVLPGTIRENLLFSRPDAGEEELRRVLGEVRLTDKIDALEEGLDTPLGSDSLSGGQRQRIALARALLHAPDVLLLDEATAQIDAITEAAVTRSVRRHADRAAVVTIAHRLSTVIHADRIVVLENGRVRAQGTHTELLRSDELYRDLVAALHIAEEESAPARG; the protein is encoded by the coding sequence CTGCTCTGGTCGTTCCTGCACCCGCACCGGCGGACCGTGCTGCTGGGCCTGGTGCTCGCCCTGGTCGGCTCGGCCCTGGAACTGGCCACCCCGATGGTGACCAAGCTGCTGCTGGACAACCTGTCCGCCGACGCCGACCTGCGCACCCCGATCCTGCTGCTGCTCGGACTGCTGGTGGTGGGCGGCGCGGTGGGCATGTGGCACTGGGTCCTGCTCGGCACCCTCGCCGAGCGGGTCATCCTGGACGCCCGCGGCTCGCTGGTCCGGCGCTACTTCCGCGCCTCGCTCGTCCCGCTGACCCGGCGCAGCACCGGCGAGCTGGTCACCCGGGTCACCTCCGACACGGTGCTGCTCCGCGAGGCGGCCTCCACCGGCGTGGTGAACCTGATCAACAGCGGCGCGCTGCTGATCGGGACGCTCGTCATGATGGCCGTGCTCGACCTGCCGCTGCTCGGCGTGACCGCGGCCGCGGTGGCCGTGGTCACGGTGCTGTTCCTGCTGCTGATGCCGGCGATCGCCCGCGCCCAGGAGCGGGCCCAGGACGCGCTCGGCCGGATGGGCGGCCTGCTGGACGGCTCGCTGCGGGCGATCCGCACGGTGAAGGTGGCCCGCGCCGAGCAGCGGATCACCGAGCGGATCGGGCGGGACGCCGAGGAATCGGCCCGGTACGGGATCAGCTCGGTCCGGCACGAGGCGGCCGCCTGGACCATCGCCGGCACCGGGATCCAGCTGGCGATCATCGCGATCCTCGGCGTCGGCGCGATGCGGATCACCACCGGCGGCATCGAGGTGTCCACCCTGGTGGCCTTCCTGCTGTACGCGTTCACCCTGCTCAACCCGGTCACCGAGCTCTCCCAGAGCCTGACCTCGCTGCAGGCCGGGGTGGCCGCGGCCCGGCGCATCCGGGAGACCGAGACGCTGCCGCTGGAGCCCGGGGCCGAGCCCGCCGCCGGCCCCGGACCCGAGCCGCACCCGGGCGGCCCCGCCGGGGGCGCACCGGACCGGGCCCTGCTGGAGCTGCGCGGGGTCACCGCCCGCTACGCCCCCGGAGCCGAGCCCGCGCTGCGCGGGGTCGACCTGGCCGTCCCCGCCCGGGGGCACACCGCCATCGTCGGGCCCTCCGGCGCCGGCAAGACCACGGTGCTCTCCCTGATGCTGCGCTTCCTCGAACCGGAGGAGGGCCGGCTCTACCTGGACGGCGTCCCCTACTCCGGCCTCACCCCGGGCGAGGTGCGCCGGCGGTTCGCCTACGTGGAGCAGGACACCCCGGTACTGCCCGGGACCATCCGGGAGAACCTGCTGTTCAGCCGGCCCGACGCCGGCGAGGAGGAGCTGCGGCGGGTGCTCGGCGAGGTCAGGCTGACCGACAAGATCGACGCGCTGGAGGAGGGGCTGGACACCCCGCTGGGCTCCGACTCGCTCTCCGGCGGCCAGCGGCAGCGGATCGCGCTCGCCCGCGCCCTGCTGCACGCCCCCGACGTGCTGCTGCTCGACGAGGCCACCGCCCAGATCGACGCGATCACCGAGGCCGCCGTCACCCGCAGCGTGCGCCGGCACGCCGACCGCGCCGCGGTGGTGACCATCGCCCACCGGCTGTCCACCGTCATCCACGCCGACCGGATCGTGGTGCTGGAGAACGGCCGGGTCCGCGCCCAGGGCACCCACACCGAGCTGCTCCGCTCCGACGAGCTCTACCGGGACCTGGTCGCGGCCCTGCACATCGCCGAGGAGGAGAGCGCCCCCGCCCGCGGCTGA
- a CDS encoding TetR/AcrR family transcriptional regulator, with amino-acid sequence MAKRAPVEEETRTRARTRRAILEAAVSVLGERSTAPLSEVAQAAGVARSTLQRYFPERSDLLAALDDHADELLREATERARIAEGSGVEAFVRLAAEYFPLRDAIMLAWGSGDDPGEPDWLDDQSEYDRALYALIERGHADGTIDRRIAPVWAQQLLWAHLYSAWTYTRTAPASRHEALTACLYSLVKVVCVGDPAKAAAGLVPLPAEH; translated from the coding sequence ATGGCGAAACGGGCTCCGGTGGAGGAAGAGACGAGGACGCGGGCGCGGACCCGCCGGGCGATCCTGGAGGCGGCCGTGAGCGTGCTCGGCGAGCGCTCCACGGCGCCGCTCTCCGAGGTCGCCCAGGCCGCCGGTGTGGCCCGCAGCACCCTGCAGCGCTACTTCCCGGAGCGCTCCGACCTGCTCGCCGCCCTGGACGACCACGCCGACGAACTCCTTCGCGAGGCCACCGAGCGGGCCCGCATCGCCGAGGGGTCCGGGGTCGAGGCCTTCGTGCGCCTGGCCGCCGAGTACTTCCCGCTGCGCGACGCCATCATGCTGGCCTGGGGGAGCGGCGACGACCCCGGCGAGCCCGATTGGCTCGACGACCAGAGCGAGTACGACCGGGCCCTCTACGCGCTGATCGAGCGGGGCCACGCGGACGGCACCATCGACCGGCGGATCGCTCCGGTCTGGGCGCAGCAGCTGCTCTGGGCGCACCTCTACTCCGCCTGGACCTACACCCGGACGGCCCCGGCCTCCCGGCACGAGGCGCTGACCGCCTGCCTGTACTCGCTGGTCAAGGTGGTCTGCGTGGGCGATCCGGCGAAGGCCGCCGCGGGCCTGGTCCCGCTCCCCGCCGAGCACTGA